One Erysipelothrix amsterdamensis DNA window includes the following coding sequences:
- a CDS encoding DUF402 domain-containing protein — protein sequence MLPKVGEVIYIQSYKHDGSLHRTWSSGTVLDVDDEKIVLITYKTWVVESDGRRWFTREPAICFYYLNRWYNVISMIRNKGVYYYCNLASPSVFDEEGLKNIDYDLDVKVFPDGKYIVLDEDEFDEHQVLMNYSKEIIDIVVEEKDRLVEQVKSKSYPFNEEEIYRYFDKYLTVKEFK from the coding sequence ATGTTACCAAAAGTTGGAGAAGTTATTTATATACAAAGTTATAAACATGATGGTTCGCTTCATCGGACCTGGTCTAGTGGCACAGTTCTTGATGTCGATGACGAAAAAATTGTTTTAATAACGTATAAAACTTGGGTTGTTGAATCAGATGGTAGAAGATGGTTCACACGCGAACCAGCAATTTGTTTTTACTACTTAAATCGTTGGTACAATGTTATTTCAATGATACGTAATAAGGGAGTTTATTATTACTGCAATCTCGCTTCACCAAGTGTATTCGATGAAGAAGGTCTTAAGAACATAGATTATGATCTTGATGTTAAAGTATTTCCAGACGGGAAGTATATAGTTCTTGATGAAGATGAATTTGATGAGCATCAAGTTTTGATGAATTATTCGAAAGAAATTATCGATATAGTTGTCGAAGAGAAGGATCGGTTGGTTGAACAAGTTAAGAGTAAAAGTTACCCATTTAATGAAGAAGAGATATATAGATATTTCGATAAATATTTAACGGTAAAAGAATTTAAATAA
- a CDS encoding energy-coupled thiamine transporter ThiT, producing the protein MKTKDLATLSVYVALFGALECITNTFDILRLPQGGSVSLSIIVLIIASYHLGFGKSLCVAVLSFLVKCIINTPIVIHWFQFFLDYIFAYSIYSVAGLVPDFKVYDLSLPVGVVVSNLSRFVLHTISGLMFYAEFYRGNVFSGVVSYNATFMIPTTIISFSLILALMPKLNALLIHRTGIKHRN; encoded by the coding sequence ATGAAAACTAAAGATTTAGCGACGCTTTCAGTGTATGTGGCACTTTTTGGAGCTTTAGAATGTATTACAAATACTTTTGACATTTTGAGATTACCGCAAGGTGGTTCCGTATCCTTGAGTATTATAGTGTTAATTATTGCTAGCTATCATTTGGGATTTGGAAAATCACTGTGTGTTGCGGTGTTATCTTTTCTTGTTAAGTGCATTATTAATACTCCGATTGTGATTCACTGGTTTCAATTTTTTTTGGATTACATTTTTGCATATTCGATTTATTCGGTCGCAGGATTAGTTCCTGATTTCAAAGTTTATGATTTATCTTTACCAGTAGGCGTTGTTGTTTCAAATTTATCAAGGTTTGTGCTACATACAATTTCGGGGTTAATGTTTTATGCAGAGTTCTATCGTGGTAATGTGTTTTCTGGCGTTGTTTCATATAACGCTACATTCATGATTCCCACAACAATAATATCTTTTTCTCTTATTTTAGCACTCATGCCTAAATTGAATGCTTTATTAATACATAGAACTGGAATTAAGCATAGAAATTAG
- a CDS encoding IS30 family transposase, translated as MKYKQLDKKMKDQIDILLSIGYSMRKAARKLNISHSTISRYKNNVYKKRTIDIREKYSHLIEYLHSHYDPKVHSVEVCLSNYKRYHPYKPCVSSQQVYNWINQGKLDIKPNRMCYKRRKRKKRISGMMNHLRWNLEEKTVLPISLRPKYIEKRNEIGHLEIDSIIGKKHESAAIISIVDRCSRMTWLIKAEYRYDYYTSNLIRKFIEENNITTKSITVDNGLEFKTLGITAKRLGVKLYKCDPYCSFQRGTNERANAIVRRFIPKGKSMYDIAQQYLDDICFKINSMPRKIFDFKTAYEIDFNKSKSGAVEI; from the coding sequence ATGAAGTATAAACAATTAGATAAAAAAATGAAAGACCAAATTGATATTCTATTAAGCATCGGCTACTCTATGCGCAAGGCAGCACGTAAACTCAATATATCTCATTCTACGATTTCTAGATATAAAAATAATGTCTATAAGAAACGAACGATTGATATTCGAGAAAAATATTCCCACCTAATCGAATATCTGCATTCTCACTATGATCCTAAAGTTCATTCGGTAGAAGTATGCTTGAGTAACTATAAACGATATCATCCATATAAACCGTGTGTTTCATCGCAGCAAGTCTATAACTGGATTAATCAAGGTAAACTTGATATAAAACCAAATAGAATGTGCTATAAACGTCGAAAACGTAAAAAGAGAATTAGTGGAATGATGAATCACTTGAGATGGAACTTGGAAGAGAAAACAGTACTTCCAATTAGCCTTAGACCTAAATACATTGAGAAACGTAACGAGATTGGCCATCTCGAAATCGACTCTATAATCGGTAAGAAACATGAATCTGCAGCGATTATATCCATTGTAGACCGCTGCTCAAGAATGACCTGGCTTATTAAAGCAGAATATCGATATGACTATTACACATCAAACTTAATTCGAAAATTTATTGAAGAGAATAATATAACCACGAAATCGATAACAGTAGATAATGGACTTGAATTTAAAACATTAGGAATTACAGCCAAGCGGTTGGGTGTGAAACTATATAAGTGTGATCCATACTGTTCTTTTCAACGTGGAACCAATGAACGAGCGAATGCAATAGTAAGAAGGTTTATACCAAAAGGTAAATCAATGTATGATATAGCGCAACAATATCTTGATGATATTTGCTTCAAAATTAACTCAATGCCGCGAAAAATATTTGACTTCAAAACGGCCTATGAGATAGACTTTAATAAAAGTAAAAGTGGTGCGGTTGAGATTTGA
- a CDS encoding phosphatidylglycerophosphatase A family protein, protein MYDKCVELLKCRGVEISDIIECVVFLQKDYVEDIDSIDIEPIVNSVLNKREVQHALITGINIDISVENKDFGGHYIEDIIHRDEGLYGIDEVLAYGICNLYGSIALTNYGYIDKVKPGIIGTLNDHNNGTCNTFLDDIVGAIAASAASKLAHSQHQEKNINI, encoded by the coding sequence ATGTATGATAAATGTGTGGAATTGTTAAAGTGTCGTGGCGTTGAAATATCTGATATTATCGAGTGTGTTGTTTTTCTTCAAAAAGACTATGTTGAAGATATCGATTCTATTGATATAGAACCGATTGTTAACAGTGTTTTGAATAAGCGTGAAGTTCAACATGCGTTAATTACCGGAATTAACATTGACATTTCTGTTGAAAATAAAGATTTTGGTGGTCATTATATCGAAGACATTATTCATCGCGATGAAGGACTTTATGGAATTGATGAAGTTCTCGCCTACGGAATTTGTAACCTTTATGGCTCAATTGCGCTCACAAATTATGGATACATTGATAAAGTCAAGCCAGGCATAATCGGAACTTTGAATGACCATAACAATGGAACTTGCAATACATTTCTTGACGATATTGTGGGAGCAATTGCAGCTTCTGCAGCAAGCAAACTCGCTCATAGTCAACATCAAGAAAAAAACATTAATATATAA
- a CDS encoding carboxypeptidase M32 has protein sequence MTYEELLDKLNSLNLAITTMSFDALTIAPRNGAAFRNKALSILSGEYFALLTDPKTYQILEESQNNENPIIAESAKTQLRQLNKIKNIPSEEYIAFDKLKYDSQQSWEDAREKGDYDIFKKDLDALILGQKSAINRRNSTLSIYESCLDDYEEGLRESHVEGFFSTIEQKLVPFIDKVIEAQGPKPAFLSAAVSIHEQDLISDLIKDHMGYDSSFGYMGHAAHPFSSTFSINDSRITTHYYENDFTSNIFSIIHEIGHSMYNHQVNIDFEGYPIADSMSMSLHESQSRLMENMIGRSKSFWTPLYPKLQEIIPHVLEDVNLDAFIKGINYVEKGYIRVEADELTYPLHIMVRYNTEKEIFNNNHCAEGLDQFFANQMTQLLGITPKNPSDGILQDVHWSDASFGYFPTYALGTAYAAQFMKKMEEDINVEEALLNGQMDIVFNWLRDNIHQFGGMYDTQTMIERVTNEPFNPNYYIDYLIEKYSSLLGI, from the coding sequence ATGACATACGAAGAATTACTCGATAAATTAAATAGCTTGAATCTTGCAATTACAACAATGAGTTTTGACGCACTCACAATTGCACCGAGAAATGGCGCAGCTTTCCGTAATAAAGCACTATCTATTCTCTCAGGTGAATATTTTGCACTACTGACTGACCCGAAAACCTATCAAATATTGGAAGAGAGTCAAAATAACGAAAACCCCATTATTGCGGAGAGTGCTAAAACACAACTTCGTCAACTTAATAAAATCAAGAATATACCATCCGAAGAATACATTGCATTCGATAAACTAAAATATGACTCACAACAATCTTGGGAAGATGCGCGTGAAAAAGGTGATTACGATATTTTCAAAAAAGATCTTGACGCCTTAATTTTAGGTCAAAAAAGCGCGATCAACCGCCGAAATTCAACTTTAAGTATTTATGAATCATGTCTCGATGATTACGAGGAAGGCTTACGTGAATCTCATGTTGAAGGATTCTTCAGCACAATCGAACAAAAACTTGTACCATTTATTGATAAGGTGATTGAAGCACAAGGACCTAAACCAGCGTTTCTAAGCGCAGCGGTATCAATTCACGAACAAGATTTAATTTCAGATTTAATTAAGGACCATATGGGCTATGATTCATCATTTGGATACATGGGACATGCAGCACATCCATTCAGTAGCACGTTCTCAATTAATGACTCCCGCATCACAACACATTATTACGAAAACGACTTCACATCAAATATTTTTTCAATCATTCACGAAATTGGTCACTCAATGTACAACCACCAAGTCAATATTGACTTCGAAGGTTATCCTATTGCCGATAGTATGAGCATGAGTCTACATGAGTCACAATCACGATTAATGGAAAATATGATTGGTAGAAGTAAATCATTTTGGACACCTCTATATCCAAAACTTCAAGAAATTATTCCTCATGTTTTAGAGGATGTTAATCTTGATGCATTTATCAAGGGTATCAATTACGTAGAAAAAGGCTATATTCGTGTTGAAGCTGACGAACTTACATATCCACTTCATATTATGGTTCGATATAATACCGAGAAAGAAATTTTCAATAACAATCACTGCGCAGAAGGTCTTGATCAATTCTTTGCAAATCAGATGACACAATTACTTGGTATCACACCGAAAAATCCAAGTGATGGAATCCTTCAAGACGTGCACTGGAGCGATGCATCCTTTGGATATTTCCCAACATATGCATTGGGTACAGCCTATGCTGCTCAGTTCATGAAAAAAATGGAAGAAGATATCAATGTTGAAGAAGCACTCTTAAATGGTCAAATGGATATTGTTTTTAATTGGTTACGTGACAACATCCATCAATTCGGTGGGATGTATGATACACAAACCATGATTGAAAGAGTTACCAACGAGCCATTCAATCCAAACTACTACATTGATTATCTCATTGAAAAGTATTCGTCACTTCTAGGCATTTAG
- a CDS encoding superoxide dismutase: MTYKLPELSYDFNALEPQIDAKTMEIHYTKHHQTYITNLNTAIEKHPELEQESLTNLIENLKNVPEDIRTAVQNNGGGHLNHTMFWEFLSPNKGQQPGEALMTAINHDFGSFDAFKEAFSNAAKTRFGSGWAWLVMDSNKSLKVVSTANQDNPLSDGLTPILGLDVWEHAYYLNYQNRRPDYINSFFEIINWAKVDQLYTENK, from the coding sequence ATGACTTATAAATTACCTGAACTTTCATATGACTTTAATGCATTAGAACCACAAATTGATGCGAAAACAATGGAAATTCATTACACAAAGCATCATCAAACATATATTACAAATTTAAATACAGCGATTGAAAAACACCCGGAATTAGAACAAGAATCACTTACAAACCTTATTGAGAACTTAAAGAATGTCCCAGAAGACATCCGCACAGCAGTTCAAAATAATGGTGGCGGTCATCTAAACCATACGATGTTTTGGGAATTTTTATCTCCAAACAAGGGTCAACAACCTGGTGAAGCCTTAATGACTGCAATCAATCATGATTTCGGTTCATTCGACGCATTTAAAGAAGCATTCTCTAATGCAGCAAAAACACGTTTTGGGAGTGGATGGGCTTGGTTAGTGATGGATTCAAACAAATCACTTAAAGTTGTATCTACCGCAAATCAAGATAATCCACTTTCAGATGGATTAACACCAATTTTAGGTCTTGATGTTTGGGAACACGCATATTACCTTAACTATCAAAACCGTCGTCCTGATTACATTAATAGTTTTTTTGAAATTATTAATTGGGCAAAAGTTGATCAATTGTATACAGAAAACAAATAA
- a CDS encoding IS3-like element ISErh1 family transposase (programmed frameshift), whose translation MGTRTMHSYETKMKVIEMKLAGYSSRFIQTELGIKNVTQVKTWWRWYRNGEHYRFSQPVGKQYTFGKGPEGDTVEETQRLRIKSLEQQIELFKKVFGKRKDVVPEIIIKLVEEYRNTVSIKDILNLFGVPKSTYYRWTKKEQLESNNYSVNEALVIELCKENKFRYGYRKITALIRKERIINKNTVQKIMQKHQCQCRVKVKRYRKNKNPKIIMPNIINRDFKSLRPLEKLVTDITYIPYGHKMLYLSTIMDLYNGEIIASTLSDRQNLECVVDTLNQLPDIVQPCILHSDQGSVYTSKEYQLKVKNKSITMSMSRKGTPADNAPIESFHASLKCETFELNPDLKGSTEIVSQTVINYLKYYNENRIQEKLGYQSPVNYRLTSS comes from the exons ATGGGAACACGAACTATGCATAGCTATGAGACAAAGATGAAAGTTATAGAAATGAAATTGGCAGGCTACTCAAGCAGGTTTATTCAGACTGAACTTGGAATAAAAAATGTAACACAAGTCAAAACATGGTGGAGATGGTATCGAAATGGTGAACACTACCGATTTTCTCAACCTGTAGGCAAGCAATATACTTTTGGAAAAGGGCCTGAAGGAGACACGGTCGAAGAAACACAAAGACTTAGAATTAAATCTTTGGAGCAACAAATTGAACTAT TTAAAAAAGTATTTGGAAAGAGAAAGGATGTGGTTCCTGAAATAATCATCAAGCTCGTTGAAGAGTATCGCAACACTGTATCTATTAAAGATATCTTGAATCTTTTTGGGGTACCTAAGTCAACGTATTACCGTTGGACTAAAAAAGAGCAACTTGAGTCTAATAATTATTCTGTCAATGAAGCATTAGTAATTGAACTTTGTAAAGAAAATAAATTTCGTTATGGATATCGAAAAATAACTGCATTAATTCGAAAAGAAAGAATTATCAATAAGAACACTGTTCAAAAGATAATGCAGAAACACCAATGTCAATGCCGTGTTAAGGTCAAACGGTATAGAAAAAACAAAAATCCGAAGATCATTATGCCCAATATCATTAATCGCGACTTTAAATCACTACGTCCTCTAGAGAAATTGGTGACAGATATCACTTACATCCCTTATGGCCATAAGATGCTCTATTTATCTACGATCATGGATTTATATAATGGTGAGATTATTGCGTCTACATTGAGTGACAGACAAAACCTAGAATGTGTGGTTGATACATTAAATCAACTTCCGGATATCGTTCAGCCATGTATTCTTCATTCTGATCAAGGGAGTGTCTATACATCAAAAGAGTATCAACTCAAAGTAAAAAATAAAAGCATTACCATGAGTATGTCCCGTAAGGGTACACCCGCTGATAATGCTCCTATCGAATCGTTTCATGCCTCGCTAAAGTGTGAAACATTCGAATTAAACCCAGACCTAAAGGGTTCTACTGAAATTGTATCACAAACTGTGATAAACTATTTAAAATATTACAATGAAAATCGAATACAAGAAAAGCTAGGATATCAATCTCCCGTAAATTATCGGTTAACTTCATCCTAA
- a CDS encoding GNAT family N-acetyltransferase has product MELKAFTDSDLTLYAELATKFLTSPACLGEPDYELFKRNFNHIIKENDCFGWFLVEEGNVCGYLLCSIMFSTEVGGLQLWVEELLVDDAYRGKGLGTEALSILMDKFPDVIRFRLEVTPGNRGAKKLYERLGFEFLGYEQMILDR; this is encoded by the coding sequence ATGGAATTAAAAGCATTTACGGATTCGGATTTAACGTTGTACGCCGAACTTGCGACAAAGTTTTTAACAAGTCCTGCATGTTTGGGTGAACCAGATTACGAATTATTCAAGCGAAACTTTAATCATATCATCAAAGAAAACGACTGTTTTGGGTGGTTTTTGGTTGAAGAAGGGAACGTATGTGGTTATTTATTATGTTCGATTATGTTTTCAACTGAGGTTGGTGGATTGCAATTATGGGTAGAGGAGTTATTGGTGGACGATGCTTACCGTGGTAAGGGTCTAGGTACTGAGGCTTTATCGATCTTGATGGATAAATTTCCTGATGTTATCCGATTCAGATTGGAAGTAACGCCAGGTAATCGTGGTGCTAAAAAACTTTATGAACGATTGGGATTTGAGTTTTTAGGATATGAACAAATGATCTTGGATCGATAA
- a CDS encoding TrmH family RNA methyltransferase codes for MKITSLQNDFVKHCTKLSKKKYRDEHNEVLIEGEHLIQEAHAAGIVKKTIGLTEKDDIQITEHIAQKLSNTISGSNQFAVISKPQRALTHADRYLICDGVQDPGNLGTIIRTAHSFGFDAVVVSETCVDEFNDKVIRSTQGSIFHIPVIRMTLDLAITQIKAWNIPVYASYLGENTHNLQDIKTCPIAVVMGSEGSGVSDAVVDLCDGTVKIETSQFESLNVAIASAIICYTLRK; via the coding sequence ATGAAAATTACATCACTTCAAAATGATTTCGTTAAGCATTGTACTAAATTAAGCAAAAAGAAGTATCGAGACGAACACAATGAAGTTTTGATAGAGGGTGAACACTTAATTCAGGAAGCTCATGCAGCTGGTATTGTAAAAAAAACAATAGGATTAACGGAAAAAGATGATATCCAGATTACAGAGCATATAGCTCAAAAACTATCCAATACAATTTCTGGTTCGAACCAGTTTGCAGTGATTTCGAAACCACAGCGTGCATTAACGCACGCTGATCGATATCTCATTTGTGATGGTGTTCAAGATCCTGGTAATCTCGGTACCATTATCCGTACCGCGCATAGTTTTGGTTTTGATGCTGTTGTTGTCTCTGAAACCTGTGTGGATGAGTTTAATGACAAAGTGATACGTTCCACACAAGGGTCAATATTTCATATTCCGGTCATTCGGATGACTTTAGACCTTGCAATAACTCAAATAAAAGCGTGGAACATTCCTGTGTATGCGAGTTACCTCGGTGAAAACACGCACAATTTACAAGATATTAAAACCTGTCCGATTGCGGTTGTGATGGGTTCTGAAGGGAGTGGTGTGTCGGATGCTGTAGTGGACTTATGTGATGGAACTGTCAAAATTGAAACGTCACAGTTTGAATCACTAAATGTTGCGATTGCATCCGCAATTATTTGTTACACACTTCGAAAATAG
- the ileS gene encoding isoleucine--tRNA ligase: protein MNYKDTLLLPKTDFEMRGNLNKKEPGIQADWDEMNLYERMQEVREGAPLFTVHDGPPYANGNIHIGHALNGIQKDLIVRTKFMAGYQTPFRPGWDTHGLPIENAIQKLGVNRKEMPTYEFRALCEKYAHEQVAIQMADFKSLGKIGDYKNPYLTLNKDFEATQIRVFAEMAMKGMIYKGLKPVYWSPSSESALAEAEIEYRERRDPAIFVAFDVVDGKGVLDAGDKMVIWTTTPWTIPANLAISVNANMEYVLVQTEKGNMVFMESLMESALKELELEQGEILKRFKGRDIEGVTTQHPLYDRLSPVLNGDHVTDEAGTGCVHTAPDHGVDDFNVCALYGIKPISPVNEQGVLTEVTGEFAGLFFEEANKAVTMKLESLGALLKMGWIKHSYAHDWRTKKPIIYRATTQWFASIDSVRQNVLDEIEKVEWTPKWGQKRMHNMIADRGDWCISRQRVWGVPIPIFYAEDGSPIIEQDVFDHVANLVEQFGTNVWFEREAIDLLPEGYTHPNSPNGTFKKETDIMDVWFDSGSSHTAALNHCKTPLPVDVYAEGSDQYRGWFNSSLIISVALYGFAPYKQVVSHGFIMHDDGEKMSKSKGNALSPQAITETLGADILRLWVASVDYHSDIKMSQDLLKQVSESYRKIRNTFRFMHGNLANFDIDADGIAIEELSLLNRYVLNEVIRVNKEAQEAYKAFDYQKVTTSVVSSLTNMMSSYYLDYTKDILYIEKEDDRSRREIQTVIYHALMIYSRIMAPILVHTTEELNRVFRPEDESIHLQEFSNLVDPILSSEEVASMDSLLKLRESVFKALEEKRAEKVIGKSLEAHVRLHLDDVDETRVQSILGKHDAQWFIVSKLELVNDALPEVMGYEVSVEKVEGHTCPRCWNIVDVVGEDELCPRCHDVVKA from the coding sequence ATGAACTATAAAGATACACTGTTATTACCAAAGACAGATTTTGAAATGAGAGGGAATCTTAATAAAAAAGAACCTGGAATTCAAGCTGATTGGGATGAAATGAACCTATATGAAAGAATGCAAGAAGTGCGCGAAGGTGCGCCACTTTTCACAGTGCATGATGGACCTCCATATGCAAATGGAAATATCCATATTGGACATGCCCTAAATGGTATTCAAAAAGATTTAATTGTCCGTACTAAGTTTATGGCGGGATATCAAACACCATTTAGACCAGGTTGGGATACACATGGTTTACCAATTGAAAATGCAATTCAAAAATTAGGCGTAAATCGCAAAGAAATGCCGACTTATGAATTTAGAGCGCTTTGTGAGAAATATGCGCATGAACAAGTTGCAATTCAAATGGCCGATTTTAAATCTTTAGGTAAAATTGGGGATTATAAAAATCCTTATCTTACATTAAATAAGGATTTTGAGGCTACACAAATTCGTGTATTTGCGGAAATGGCTATGAAGGGTATGATCTACAAAGGATTAAAACCTGTGTATTGGTCACCATCAAGTGAATCTGCACTTGCTGAGGCAGAAATTGAATATCGAGAACGTCGTGACCCAGCAATTTTTGTTGCTTTTGATGTGGTTGATGGTAAAGGTGTCTTAGATGCTGGCGATAAGATGGTTATTTGGACAACAACGCCATGGACAATCCCTGCAAACCTGGCAATTTCAGTTAATGCAAATATGGAATACGTACTTGTTCAAACTGAAAAGGGCAACATGGTGTTCATGGAATCCTTAATGGAGTCCGCACTTAAAGAATTAGAACTTGAACAAGGAGAAATTTTAAAACGTTTCAAAGGGCGTGACATCGAAGGTGTCACAACACAACATCCACTTTATGATCGTTTATCACCTGTATTAAATGGTGATCATGTTACCGATGAAGCTGGAACAGGTTGTGTTCATACGGCTCCTGACCATGGTGTTGATGACTTTAATGTCTGTGCACTTTATGGTATTAAGCCAATCAGTCCAGTTAATGAGCAAGGTGTTTTAACTGAAGTTACGGGTGAATTTGCAGGACTCTTCTTTGAAGAAGCGAATAAAGCTGTAACCATGAAACTTGAATCATTGGGTGCGCTCTTAAAAATGGGTTGGATTAAACATAGCTATGCGCATGACTGGAGAACTAAAAAGCCAATTATCTACCGTGCAACAACGCAATGGTTTGCATCAATTGACTCCGTACGTCAAAATGTATTGGATGAGATTGAAAAAGTAGAGTGGACACCAAAATGGGGTCAAAAACGTATGCATAATATGATTGCAGATCGTGGTGATTGGTGTATTTCACGTCAACGTGTTTGGGGTGTTCCAATTCCGATTTTTTACGCTGAAGATGGATCTCCAATTATTGAGCAAGATGTTTTTGATCATGTAGCTAATTTAGTTGAACAATTTGGTACGAATGTATGGTTTGAACGTGAAGCAATTGATTTATTACCAGAAGGCTATACACATCCAAATTCACCAAATGGTACATTTAAAAAAGAAACAGATATTATGGATGTTTGGTTTGATTCAGGATCATCACACACTGCAGCGTTAAACCACTGTAAGACACCACTTCCTGTGGATGTTTATGCAGAAGGTTCTGACCAATATCGTGGTTGGTTCAACTCATCATTAATCATTTCCGTTGCACTCTATGGTTTTGCGCCATATAAACAAGTCGTAAGTCATGGCTTTATTATGCATGATGACGGCGAAAAGATGAGTAAATCGAAAGGGAACGCTTTAAGTCCTCAAGCAATTACTGAAACTTTAGGAGCAGATATTCTACGCCTTTGGGTTGCCAGTGTCGACTACCATTCTGATATCAAGATGTCACAGGACTTATTAAAACAAGTATCCGAATCTTACCGTAAGATTCGAAATACATTTAGATTTATGCATGGAAACCTTGCAAACTTTGATATTGACGCGGACGGAATTGCGATTGAAGAATTATCACTGCTTAACCGTTATGTCTTAAATGAAGTAATTCGTGTTAATAAAGAAGCTCAAGAAGCATACAAAGCATTTGATTATCAAAAAGTAACGACCTCAGTTGTAAGTTCTCTTACAAATATGATGTCATCATATTACTTAGACTATACAAAAGATATTCTATATATTGAAAAAGAAGATGACCGCTCAAGACGTGAAATTCAAACAGTGATTTATCATGCGTTAATGATCTATTCCCGAATTATGGCACCAATTCTAGTTCATACTACAGAAGAGTTGAACCGTGTCTTTAGACCAGAAGATGAGAGTATCCATCTTCAAGAATTCAGTAACTTGGTTGATCCAATCCTTTCAAGTGAAGAAGTTGCGTCAATGGATTCACTCTTGAAATTACGTGAATCCGTATTTAAAGCACTTGAAGAAAAACGTGCAGAAAAAGTAATTGGTAAGTCTTTAGAAGCGCATGTACGCCTCCATCTTGATGATGTAGATGAAACACGCGTTCAAAGTATTCTTGGAAAACATGATGCACAATGGTTTATTGTGTCCAAACTTGAACTCGTTAATGACGCGTTACCAGAAGTAATGGGTTATGAAGTTTCTGTTGAAAAAGTTGAAGGTCATACATGTCCGCGTTGTTGGAATATCGTTGATGTTGTCGGTGAAGATGAACTTTGCCCACGTTGTCACGATGTTGTTAAGGCTTAG
- a CDS encoding DivIVA domain-containing protein, which produces MSHKPKFRVMRQGYDRFEVDQMITNLEHDKTILTKQIELYQKQVESLQEQRDIIKKRYQQLVSESGVREKAAEEMSRLALREANSIIDTAYMNADMIVREAMSTSRQVLVEIARISNESNELRDELKEKLLELEIAIDDLTLPDAPNSKLIGEDQDKLGR; this is translated from the coding sequence ATGTCTCATAAACCCAAATTTAGAGTAATGCGCCAAGGGTATGACCGCTTTGAAGTTGATCAAATGATAACCAACTTGGAACATGATAAAACAATATTAACGAAACAAATTGAACTTTATCAAAAACAAGTTGAGTCATTACAAGAACAACGTGATATAATCAAAAAGCGATATCAACAATTGGTGAGCGAAAGTGGTGTTCGTGAGAAGGCTGCAGAAGAAATGTCGCGGCTTGCCTTACGAGAAGCAAATTCAATTATAGATACAGCCTATATGAATGCGGACATGATTGTTCGTGAGGCGATGTCAACATCGCGTCAAGTACTCGTTGAAATAGCTCGTATTTCAAATGAATCTAACGAACTCCGTGACGAGTTAAAAGAAAAATTATTGGAATTAGAGATTGCAATTGACGATTTAACATTGCCAGATGCACCCAATTCCAAACTTATTGGTGAAGATCAAGACAAATTAGGGCGATAA
- a CDS encoding cell division protein SepF, with the protein MSFKDKLKNILTPVEDEYLELTDEEAESLSEYETPRASSEAPKLPSDTKMVLFEPRSFEESEEVARYLKEKRAAVVNLHRLQRDYAQRTIDFLTGVVFALDGSIQKIGHNVILCTPRTIGVQGEISMNLEDLDQ; encoded by the coding sequence ATGAGCTTTAAAGATAAACTTAAAAATATTCTTACACCGGTTGAAGATGAATATCTTGAACTTACTGACGAGGAGGCTGAGAGCTTGAGCGAATATGAAACACCACGCGCATCATCAGAGGCGCCTAAATTACCATCAGATACAAAAATGGTTTTATTTGAACCGAGATCATTTGAAGAATCTGAAGAGGTAGCACGTTACTTAAAAGAAAAACGTGCAGCAGTTGTAAACTTACATCGATTACAACGTGATTATGCACAACGTACGATTGATTTCTTAACGGGGGTTGTGTTTGCACTTGATGGATCAATTCAAAAAATTGGCCACAATGTAATTCTTTGTACACCACGTACAATAGGAGTTCAAGGGGAAATTAGCATGAACCTTGAAGATTTAGATCAGTAG